In one window of Dokdonia sp. PRO95 DNA:
- a CDS encoding SPFH domain-containing protein, with protein MDIFSKIKEKLSNEFIDIVEWLDYTDDTIAHRFERYQNEIKNGAKLIVREGQTAVFVNEGQLADVFTPGTYDLTTQNLPILSTIKGWKYGFNSPFKAEVYFVNTHLFTDEKWGTKNPITLSDDRFGLVEIRAFGTYAFKIADAGKFIVDIVGTDNNFTNFEINEHLKSLIATRFTDTVGEANLPIELYAANTTELSETCQEVMKPEFLSVGISLEKFYIENVSMPEDLKKEIFEYSRIDKLDLDKLTKFKTAKAIEAAAANEGGTAGAGMGMGMGFVLAQQMGGMMSPQMGGQQQAKPQMNQGGMMPPPMPAAVQYFYAVKGAQQGPVGIDQLKALFANRTINKESLVWKQGMAGWTALQEVEELKSFLGGNTPPPLPV; from the coding sequence ATGGATATTTTTAGCAAGATTAAAGAGAAGCTCAGCAACGAGTTTATAGATATTGTAGAGTGGCTAGACTACACAGATGACACGATTGCACATCGTTTTGAACGTTATCAAAACGAGATTAAAAACGGTGCAAAGCTCATTGTAAGAGAAGGACAGACAGCAGTATTTGTAAACGAGGGCCAACTTGCAGATGTTTTTACACCAGGTACATATGACCTTACTACTCAAAACTTACCAATATTATCTACTATTAAAGGGTGGAAATATGGCTTCAACTCTCCATTTAAAGCAGAAGTTTATTTTGTAAACACACACTTATTTACAGACGAAAAGTGGGGAACTAAAAACCCTATAACATTAAGCGATGACCGTTTTGGACTAGTTGAGATTCGCGCTTTTGGTACCTACGCCTTTAAAATTGCAGATGCTGGAAAGTTTATTGTAGACATCGTAGGGACAGATAACAACTTTACAAATTTTGAAATCAACGAGCATCTCAAAAGCCTTATTGCAACTAGGTTTACAGATACAGTAGGAGAAGCAAATCTGCCTATAGAGCTCTATGCGGCAAATACTACTGAGCTTTCTGAGACGTGCCAAGAGGTGATGAAGCCAGAGTTTCTGTCTGTGGGTATTTCTCTTGAGAAATTTTACATCGAGAATGTATCGATGCCAGAAGATCTCAAGAAAGAAATATTTGAATATAGCCGTATCGATAAGCTTGACCTAGATAAGCTTACTAAGTTCAAAACTGCCAAAGCTATAGAAGCTGCAGCAGCAAATGAAGGTGGTACAGCAGGTGCAGGAATGGGAATGGGAATGGGCTTTGTACTCGCACAACAAATGGGAGGAATGATGTCTCCACAAATGGGAGGACAACAACAAGCAAAACCACAAATGAATCAAGGCGGAATGATGCCGCCACCTATGCCAGCCGCTGTACAATATTTTTATGCGGTAAAAGGTGCACAACAAGGACCCGTAGGTATCGATCAGCTCAAGGCTTTATTTGCAAACCGTACTATCAATAAAGAGAGCCTTGTGTGGAAGCAA